Proteins found in one Zea mays cultivar B73 chromosome 1, Zm-B73-REFERENCE-NAM-5.0, whole genome shotgun sequence genomic segment:
- the LOC103637953 gene encoding brassinosteroid LRR receptor kinase BRL2 produces the protein MDMLNLLLLVSSIYTSLAFTPVAATDADALLRFKASIQKDPGGVLSSWQPSGSDGPCNWHGVACDSGDGRVTRLDLAGSGLVAGRASLAALSAVDTLQHLNLSGNGAALRADVTDLLSLPRALQTLDFAYGGLGGSLPVDLLTLHPNLTTVSLARNNLTGVLPESLLAEAASIQWFDVSGNNLSGDISRMSFADTLTLLDLSENRFGGAIPPALSRCSGLRTLNLSYNGLTGPILESVAGIAGLEVFDVSSNHLSGPIPDSIGNSCASLTILKVSSNNITGPIPASLSACHALRMFDAADNKLSGAIPAAVLGNLTSLESLLLSNNFISGSLPSTITSCTSLRIADLSSNKISGVLPADLCSAGAALEELRMPDNMVTGIIPPGLSNCSRLRVIDFSINYLKGPIPPELGQLRGLEKLVMWFNGLEGRIPAELGQCRGLRTLILNNNFIGGDIPVELFNCTGLEWVSLTSNRITGTIRPEFGRLTRLAVLQLANNSLGGVIPKELGKCSSLMWLDLNSNRLTGEIPRRLGRQLGSTPLSGILSGNTLAFVRNVGNSCKSVGGLLEFAGIRPERLLQVPTLKSCDFTRLYSGAAVSGWTRYQTLEYLDLSYNALSGGIPEEFGDMVVLQVLDLARNNLTGEIPASLGRLHNLGVFDVSHNALSGGIPDSFSNLSFLVQIDVSDNNLSGEIPQRGQLSTLPASQYTGNPGLCGMPLLPCGPTPRATASVLAPPDGSRFDRRSLWVVILAVLVTGVVACGMAVACFVVARARRKEAREARMLSSLQDGTRTATTWKLGKAEKEALSINVATFQRQLRRLTFTQLIEATNGFSAGSLVGSGGFGEVFKATLKDGSCVAIKKLIHLSYQGDREFTAEMETLGKIKHRNLVPLLGYCKIGEERLLVYEYMSNGSLEDGLHGRALRLPWERRKRVARGAARGLCFLHHNCIPHIIHRDMKSSNVLLDGDMEARVADFGMARLISALDTHLSVSTLAGTPGYVPPEYYQSFRCTAKGDVYSLGVVFLELLTGRRPTDKEDFGDTNLVGWVKMKVREGTGKEVVDPELVIAAVDGEEKEMARFLELSLQCVDDFPSKRPNMLQVVATLRELDDAPPSHQQAPASACD, from the coding sequence ATGGACATGCTCAACCTCCTGCTCCTCGTATCCTCCATCTACACGTCGTTAGCGTTTACACCGGTGGCGGCAACTGACGCCGACGCCCTCCTCCGGTTCAAGGCCTCCATCCAGAAGGACCCTGGGGGTGTCCTCTCGTCTTGGCAGCCGAGTGGCAGTGACGGCCCATGCAACTGGCACGGCGTGGCGTGTGACAGCGGCGACGGGAGGGTAACACGCCTTGACCTCGCCGGCAGCGGCCTCGTTGCCGGACGCGCGTCGCTGGCCGCGCTCTCCGCCGTCGATACGCTGCAACACCTGAACCTGTCCGGCAACGGCGCAGCGCTCCGCGCCGACGTCACCGACTTGCTCAGCCTTCCTCGCGCGCTGCAGACGCTGGACTTCGCCTACGGAGGCCTCGGCGGGAGCCTCCCCGTGGACCTGCTCACCCTGCACCCGAACCTCACCACCGTTAGCCTCGCGAGGAACAACCTCACCGGCGTGTTGCCGGAGTCACTCCTCGCCGAAGCGGCGAGCATCCAGTGGTTCGACGTGTCAGGCAACAACCTCTCCGGGGACATCTCCAGGATGTCGTTCGCCGACACGCTCACTCTGCTCGACCTGTCCGAGAACCGCTTCGGTGGCGCGATCCCGCCGGCGCTGTCACGCTGCTCGGGGCTCAGGACGCTCAACTTGTCGTACAACGGCCTCACCGGGCCGATACTGGAGTCGGTGGCTGGAATCGCCGGCCTTGAGGTGTTCGACGTCTCGTCGAACCACCTCAGCGGCCCGATCCCCGACAGTATAGGCAACTCATGTGCTTCGCTGACAATTCTGAAGGTGTCGAGCAACAACATCACGGGACCCATCCCGGCGTCTCTGTCGGCGTGCCATGCGCTGCGGATGTTCGACGCTGCGGACAACAAGCTGTCCGGTGCCATACCGGCCGCCGTGCTCGGCAACCTGACATCGCTGGAGAGCCTGCTGCTAAGCAACAACTTCATCTCGGGCTCCCTCCCGAGCACGATCACCTCCTGCACCAGCCTCAGGATCGCCGACCTCAGCAGCAACAAGATCTCCGGCGTGCTGCCGGCGGACCTCTGCTCGGCTGGCGCCGCGCTTGAGGAGCTCCGGATGCCGGACAACATGGTCACCGGCATCATCCCACCGGGTCTTTCCAACTGCTCGCGCCTGAGGGTGATCGACTTCAGCATCAACTACCTGAAAGGTCCGATCCCGCCGGAGCTCGGCCAGCTGCGCGGCCTCGAGAAGCTGGTGATGTGGTTCAACGGCCTAGAGGGCCGGATCCCGGCGGAGCTCGGGCAATGCCGCGGCCTCCGCACGCTGATCCTCAACAACAACTTCATAGGCGGCGACATCCCCGTCGAGCTGTTTAACTGCACCGGTCTCGAGTGGGTGTCGCTCACCAGCAACCGGATCACTGGCACCATCCGGCCAGAGTTCGGGCGGCTAACGCGGCTCGCCGTGCTGCAGCTGGCGAACAACAGCCTGGGGGGCGTGATCCCCAAGGAGCTCGGCAAATGCAGCAGTCTCATGTGGCTGGACCTCAATAGCAACCGACTCACAGGCGAGATCCCGCGACGGCTCGGCCGGCAGCTCGGGTCGACCCCGCTCAGCGGGATCCTGTCAGGCAACACGCTGGCGTTCGTGCGCAACGTGGGGAACTCGTGCAAGAGCGTGGGCGGGCTGCTGGAGTTCGCCGGCATCCGTCCGGAGCGGTTACTGCAGGTGCCGACGCTCAAGAGCTGTGACTTCACGCGGCTCTACTCCGGCGCGGCGGTCAGCGGCTGGACAAGGTACCAGACGTTGGAGTACCTGGACCTGTCTTACAATGCACTCTCCGGTGGCATCCCCGAGGAGTTCGGCGACATGGTGGTGCTCCAGGTGCTGGACTTGGCGCGGAATAACCTCACGGGCGAGATCCCGGCGTCGCTGGGGCGGCTGCACAACCTGGGCGTGTTCGACGTGTCGCACAACGCGCTCTCCGGCGGCATCCCGGACTCCTTCTCCAACCTCTCCTTCCTGGTGCAGATCGACGTCTCTGACAACAACCTCAGCGGTGAAATCCCGCAGCGCGGGCAGCTGAGCACGCTGCCGGCAAGCCAGTACACGGGTAACCCGGGCCTCTGCGGCATGCCGCTGCTGCCGTGTGGGCCGACGCCGAGGGCGACTGCATCCGTCCTCGCACCGCCCGACGGCAGCCGTTTTGACAGGCGGTCGTTGTGGGTCGTGATCCTCGCCGTGCTGGTTACCGGCGTGGTGGCGTGCGGTATGGCGGTGGCGTGCTTCGTGGTCGCACGCGCGCGGCGGAAGGAGGCGCGCGAGGCGCGGATGCTGAGCAGCCTGCAGGACGGGACGCGGACGGCGACGACGTGGAAGCTGGGCAAGGCGGAGAAGGAGGCGCTGAGCATCAACGTGGCTACTTTCCAGCGGCAGCTCCGGCGTCTCACCTTCACGCAGCTGATCGAGGCAACTAACGGGTTCTCCGCCGGTAGCCTGGTCGGTTCCGGCGGGTTCGGCGAGGTGTTCAAGGCCACGCTCAAGGACGGGTCGTGCGTGGCCATCAAAAAGCTCATCCACCTGAGCTACCAGGGAGACCGTGAGTTCACGGCAGAGATGGAGACGCTGGGCAAGATCAAGCACCGGAACCTGGTGCCTCTGCTGGGCTACTGCAAGATCGGCGAGGAGAGGCTGCTGGTGTACGAGTACATGAGCAATGGGAGCCTGGAGGATGGCCTCCACGGACGGGCGCTGCGGCTGCCGTGGGAGCGCCGGAAGCGAGTGGCGCGCGGTGCCGCGAGGGGTCTCTGCTTCCTTCATCACAACTGCATCCCGCACATCATCCACCGGGACATGAAGTCCAGCAACGTCCTCCTTGACGGCGACATGGAGgcccgcgtcgccgacttcggcaTGGCTCGGCTGATCAGCGCGCTGGACACGCACCTGAGCGTGAGCACGCTGGCGGGGACTCCTGGGTACGTGCCGCCGGAGTACTACCAGAGCTTCCGGTGCACCGCCAAGGGCGACGTCTACTCCCTGGGTGTGGTGTTCCTGGAGCTCCTGACCGGGAGGAGGCCGACGGACAAGGAGGACTTCGGGGATACCAACCTCGTCGGCTGGGTCAAGATGAAGGTCAGGGAGGGTACCGGCAAGGAGGTCGTCGACCCGGAGCTTGTGATTGCTGCCGTGGATGGAGAGGAGAAGGAGATGGCGAGGTTCCTGGAGCTGTCGCTGCAGTGCGTGGATGACTTCCCCTCGAAGCGGCCCAACATGTTGCAGGTGGTCGCCACGCTCAgagagctcgacgacgcgccgccGTCTCATCAACAAGCGCCTGCCTCTGCCTGTGACTGA